The following proteins are co-located in the Acropora palmata chromosome 11, jaAcrPala1.3, whole genome shotgun sequence genome:
- the LOC141897106 gene encoding putative cysteine desulfurase codes for MLSILEYIEENVVGGDAGFYGPYGERKVIYCDYTASGKPLRFIENYIQDYVHPFYSNTHTTTSTTSRQTTKFRNEARNIIKKCVNAKDEDVVVFTGSGTTSAIHKLIHALTLKERANENNVVFVGPFEHHSNILPWKETGAEIVRIIENEEGTVDMDILEKNLQTFCLAKYNMYVAFSAASNVTGILTDTVAVSELCHKYGALSFWDYASAGPYLKIDMNPTPDGYKDAVFLSPHKFVGGPGTPGLLIAKRSVFRNSVPGGCGGGSVLFVTRDTHLYLRDIEEREEGGTPAIVESIRAGMVFQLKEAVGTDNIEEREEELCRKAFQAFSKNPNLIILGDDMARRLPIFSLLVNHEDSGRIVHHNFISVLLNDLYGIQARGGCACAGPYAQDLLGLNETLAMKFTWFLEKHENDDVAGQLKEPLEIMKPGFVRLNLPYFMSDPTIDFVLNAVDMVATHGWKLLPQYRFDPQTGAWEHKQFKKDEGEALFSLHDISYNEAGMVINNSMTCRDFKGTLDDITEAAKRVFEDAVNVNKEISTLEDEFIEFTDDRSQLVWFLQPNEAQFFLAAETLKFKPKPFAKTKNPFTPKQGRSPQITPASSNPSLYMFKMASDDGSNGSARTLAGSTEHGLNFASSKEAWANEEIIQTFEKKGKNSSFRKVKNFFRRKGKR; via the exons ATGCTTTCGATATTGGAATATATTGAAGAGAACGTTGTTGGAGGGGATGCAGGGTTTTATGGACCTTATggagaaagaaaag ttatcTATTGTGATTACACTGCATCTGGAAA GCCCCTCAGGTTCATTGAAAACTACATCCAGGACTATGTACATCCCTTTTACTCCAACACTCATACCACAACCAGCACAACCTCTCGACAGACAACAAAGTTCAGAAATGAGGCCCG CAACATCATTAAGAAATGTGTTAACGCAAAAGATGAAGACGTGGTCGTGTTTACTGGCAGCGGGACAACAAGTGCGATTCACAAACTAATTCACGCTCTTACATTGAAAGAAAGGGCGAACGAGAATAAC GTGGTGTTTGTGGGTCCTTTTGAACATCACTCAAACATCCTGCCTTGGAAAGAAACTGGTGCCGAG ATTGTGCGAATAATTGAGAACGAAGAAGGAACAGTGGATATGGATATCCTTGAGAAAAATCTACAG ACATTTTGTCTAGCAAAGTACAACATGTACGTGGCGTTTTCCGCAGCCTCAAATGTGACTGGGATTCTGACTGACACTGTTGCAGTATCTGAACTCTGCCACAAATATGGTGCCTTATCATTCTGGGATTACGCCTCTGCTGGTCCATATCTCAAAATAGATATGAATCCCACACCGGACGG ATATAAAgatgctgtttttctttctccgcACAAGTTTGTTGGTGGTCCCGGCACGCCAG GTTTACTTATTGCCAAGAGAAGTGTGTTTagaaattcagttcctggtgGATGTGGAGGAGGGTCAGTTTTGTTT GTAACACGAGACACGCACTTATATTTGAGAGACATCGAAGAACGGGAGGAGGGCGGAACGCCAGCCATTGTAGAGTCCATTCGGGCTGGTATGGTCTTCCAGCTGAAAGAG GCTGTGGGAACTGACAACATTGAAGAGAGAGAGGAAGAACTTTGCCG GAAAGCGTTTCAAGCCTTCAGCAAAAACCCGAACTTGATAATTCTCGGTGATGATATGGCTCGGCGATTGCCAATCTTTTCTCTCCTAGTCAACCATGAGGACAGCGGAAGAATTGTACATCACAACTTTATATCCGTACTCTTAAATGATCTCTATGGCATCCAGGCAAGAGGAGGCTGCGCATGCGCGGGACCCTATGCTCAG GATTTGCTGGGACTAAATGAAACATTGGCAATGAAATTCACGTGGTTTCTTGAAAAACACGAGAA TGACGATGTGGCAGGACAATTGAAAGAACCACTGGAAATTATGAA aCCCGGTTTTGTTCGACTTAATCTTCCTTACTTTATGAGTGATCCGACCATCGATTTTGTGTTGAACGCAGTCGACATGGTTGCTACGCATGGCTGGAAATTGTTGCCGCAG TATCGATTTGATCCACAAACTGGTGCGTGGGAACACAAACAGTTCAAAAAGGACGAAGGGGAAGCTCTGTTCAGCTTACATGATATCAGCTATAACGAAGCGGGAATGGTTATCAACAATTCTATGACCTGTCGCGATTTCAAAGGAACGCTTGAC GATATCACTGAAGCTGCTAAAAGAGTCTTCGAAGACGCTGTTAACGTCAATAAG GAAATCTCCACACTTGAGGATGAATTTATAGAATTCACAGACGACAGGAGCCAACTTGTGTGGTTTCTTCAGCCAAATGAAGCTCAGTTCTTCTTGGCAGCAGAGACTTTAAAATTCAAGCCTAAACCGTtcgcaaaaacaaaaaatccttTTACTCCAAAGCAAGGTCGTTCTCCGCAGATAACACCAGCAAGTTCAAATCCAAGCTTATATATGTTTAAAATGGCATCGGACGACGGCAGTAACGGGTCAGCGAGAACATTAGCTGGATCAACAGAGCATGGGCTCAATTTTGCTAGCTCTAAGGAGGCGTGGGCAAACGAAGAAATTAtacaaacttttgaaaaaaagggaaaaaatagttcattcagaaaagtgaaaaacttttttcgTAGAAAGGGAAAACGATAA
- the LOC141897115 gene encoding uncharacterized protein LOC141897115, whose translation MPRRNRILLEQRERIVRAFEDTNEDYLMVADTIGVNRSTARSIVARYIREGRIAERPRGGANNVRVDNEMKDCLNDILNDNCMLTLAQINQELRRRLPRKPRIHDRTLARTLDGMLFRFKIARRQPAERNRPDVIQKRHDYANWFMGQAIVSHTVFVDECGYNIWTARSQGRAIGGERAYRQVCGQRVRNLTVALAISATAGLVFHSAIIGGMNAQKFADFLTRTRLHLDPDEQVAFIYDGAPAHHKPGNPGPNTELKKLPPYSPFLNIVEQAISSLKAAIKADISRPEIQREMNNRDEARRQGIPLGHYRTQLLMEALQRNTGAITVAKCTQWFRFMQTYLPRCINKELIEG comes from the coding sequence ATGCCACGACGAAATCGTATTTTGCTTGAGCAGAGAGAAAGGATTGTCAGGGCATTTGAAGATACGAACGAAGATTATCTGATGGTAGCAGATACCATTGGTGTAAACAGGTCAACTGCTAGAAGCATCGTAGCAAGGTATATACGAGAAGGTCGAATCGCTGAAAGACCGCGTGGAGGTGCCAACAATGTTCGTGTtgacaatgaaatgaaagactGCCTGAACGATATTTTGAACGACAACTGTATGTTAACTTTGGCACAAATAAACCAAGAGCTAAGACGACGCCTTCCGCGAAAGCCTAGAATTCACGATCGTACTTTGGCAAGAACTCTAGATGGAATGCTATTTCGTTTTAAAATTGCTAGACGTCAACCTGCAGAACGGAACCGCCCAGATGTGATACAGAAACGTCATGACTACGCCAACTGGTTCATGGGCCAAGCTATCGTAAGCCACACAGTTTTCGTCGATGAATGTGGTTACAACATATGGACAGCTAGAAGCCAGGGCAGAGCGATAGGAGGAGAAAGAGCATACAGGCAAGTCTGTGGGCAAAGAGTAAGAAATCTGACTGTCGCACTCGCCATTTCTGCAACTGCTGGCCTTGTTTTTCACTCTGCGATAATAGGAGGGATGAATGCTCAAAAGTTTGCAGACTTCTTGACCCGAACAAGACTTCATCTTGATCCGGATGAACAAGTTGCATTCATCTACGACGGCGCACCAGCTCACCATAAGCCAGGCAATCCTGGTCCCAACACCGAGCTTAAGAAGTTGCCCCCTTATAGTCCATTTTTAAATATCGTGGAGCAGGCCATAAGCTCATTAAAAGCTGCCATAAAAGCCGACATAAGCCGCCCCGAGATACAGAGAGAAATGAACAACAGAGATGAAGCAAGACGACAAGGTATTCCACTTGGCCATTACCGGACGCAGTTATTGATGGAAGCACTTCAACGTAACACTGGAGCCATTACTGTAGCAAAATGTACGCAATGGTTTCGCTTCATGCAAACATATTTGCCACGTTGTATCAATAAAGAATTAATAGAAGGATAA